The Pithys albifrons albifrons isolate INPA30051 chromosome 13, PitAlb_v1, whole genome shotgun sequence genome has a segment encoding these proteins:
- the COMMD4 gene encoding COMM domain-containing protein 4, which yields MRFRFCGDLDCPDWVLAEISTLAKISSVKLKLICAQVLRDLLGEAIEYEKILKLTSDAKLESGDVKATIAVLCFILSSAAKHNVDSESLSSELQQLGLPKEHASGLCRTYEEKQSSLQDSLRACSLRLSQLGSVCWRVDYTLSSSELQEVNEPLVHLTFNVRDRECRTSAVSMTLSADKFRVLLTELKQAQTLMNTLL from the exons ATG CGGTTCCGCTTCTGCGGGGACTTGGACTGCCCCGACTGGGTGCTGGCCGAGATCAGCACCCTGGCTAAAATC TCCTCGGTGAAGCTGAAGCTGATCTGCGCCCAGGTGCTGCGGGACCTGCTGGGGGAGGCCATCGAA TATGAGAAGATCCTGAAGCTGACCTCAGATGCAAAGTTAG AGTCTGGGGACGTGAAGGCGACCATCGCTGTCCTCTGCTTCATCCTCTCCAGTGCAGCCAAGCACAATGTAGACAGCGAGTCCTTGTCAagtgagctgcagcagctggggctgcccaaaG AGCATGCCAGTGGGTTGTGTCGTACCTATGAGGAGAAGCAGAGCTCCCTCCAGGACAGCCTCAGGGCCTGTAGCCTGCGAT TGAGCCAGCTGGGCTCGGTGTGCTGGAGGGTGGATTACACCCTCAGCTCTAGCGAGCTGCAGGAGGTCAACGAGCCCCTGGTGCATTTGACCTTCAACGTGAGGGACAGAGAGTGCAGAACATCGGCTGTCTCCATGACCCTCTCGGCCGACAAGTTCCGGGTGCTGCTGACAG agctgaagcaAGCCCAGACTCTGATGAATACCCTTCTCTGA
- the LOC139678112 gene encoding zinc finger protein 397-like isoform X2 — MLLLEKGMDFSFSNLGDMEEKAVIKIEVPWDSQAGTELSMESMEDKSPRQNLVAEAVLNGSTTQEVTDEEKPQRSTRRGDSKSSPLGSEEERPPLCWDSSWSFSQSSDLVVPEQLQSREKAYECLECGKSFSRSSTLIRHQQIHTGERPYKCLECWKSFTNSSHLIRHQHTHTGERPYTCRECGKSFSNCSNLTSHKLIHTGERPYECCECGKRFQSSSGLLRHQRTHTGERPFHCTDCGKRFNHSSSLIIHRRIHTGERPYECSECGKSFNQSSILVKHQRIHTGEKPYKCPECGKSFTQSSVLTRHQRTHRVPSTFHRALEEDEELRVDEDEGETAQISPNNVQQLLIKEEDPEPDSDAPRVGGLM; from the exons ATGctgctcttggaaaagggaatg gatttctccttctcAAACCTTGGTGATATGGAGGAGAAGGCTGTGATAAAGATTGAGGTGCCCTGGGActcccaggcag gcaccgagctgagcatggagagcatggaggacaaatccccccggCAGAACCTCGttgcagaggctgttttgaatGGCTCCACAACACAGGAAGTTACTGATGAGGAAAAGCCACAGAGGTCCACCAGGAGGGGGGACTCCAAATCCAGCCCACTTGGATCTGAGGAGGAAAGACCCCcgctgtgctgggacagcagctggaGTTTTagccagagctctgacctggtggtccctgagcagcttcagagcagggagaaggcCTAtgagtgcttggaatgtgggaagagcttcagccgGAGCTCCACCCTGATCCGCCACCAGcagatccacactggggaacgaccctacaagtgcttggaatgttgGAAGAGCTTCACCAACAGCTCTCACCTGATCCGCCATCAGCacacccacactggggaacggccctacacgtgtagggaatgtgggaagagcttcagcaaCTGCTCCAACCTGACCAGCCACAAGttgatccacactggggaacgtccCTATGAGTGTTGCgaatgtgggaagaggtttcagagcagctcaggtcTCCTCCGGCATCAGCGCAcgcacactggggagaggcccttccactgcaccgactgcgggaagagattcaaccacagctccagcctcatCATCCACCGGCGcatccacaccggggagaggccctacgAGTGTTCTGAGTGTGGAAAGAGCTTCAACCAGAGCTCCATCCTGGTCAAACACCagcgcatccacactggggagaagCCCTACAAGTGTCCTGAGTGCGGGAAGAGCTTTACCCAGAGCTCTGTCTTGACCAGACATCAACGAACCCACCG TGTCCCATCCACATTTCACAGAGCCTTAGAGGAGGATGAGGAACTGAGGGTCGATGAAGATGAAGGGGAGACAGCCCAGATATCACCAAACAAcgtccagcagctcctcatcaAAGAAGAGGACCCTGAGCCCGACAGTGATGCCCCCAGGGTGGGAGGACTGATGTGA
- the LOC139678112 gene encoding zinc finger protein 397-like isoform X1 has protein sequence MLLLEKGMDFSFSNLGDMEEKAVIKIEVPWDSQAGEEEVSAPLPLSCAASSSQPSPLAAGQPRCQHHPAGDEFGGISFPFPVAWRQIPSLSFFLPAPGTELSMESMEDKSPRQNLVAEAVLNGSTTQEVTDEEKPQRSTRRGDSKSSPLGSEEERPPLCWDSSWSFSQSSDLVVPEQLQSREKAYECLECGKSFSRSSTLIRHQQIHTGERPYKCLECWKSFTNSSHLIRHQHTHTGERPYTCRECGKSFSNCSNLTSHKLIHTGERPYECCECGKRFQSSSGLLRHQRTHTGERPFHCTDCGKRFNHSSSLIIHRRIHTGERPYECSECGKSFNQSSILVKHQRIHTGEKPYKCPECGKSFTQSSVLTRHQRTHRVPSTFHRALEEDEELRVDEDEGETAQISPNNVQQLLIKEEDPEPDSDAPRVGGLM, from the exons ATGctgctcttggaaaagggaatg gatttctccttctcAAACCTTGGTGATATGGAGGAGAAGGCTGTGATAAAGATTGAGGTGCCCTGGGActcccaggcaggtgaggaggaagtcagtgcccctttgcccctctcttgtgctgcatcttccagccaaCCATCGCCcctggctgcaggacaaccccgctgccaaCACCATCCTGCTGGGGATGAGTTTGGGGGaatctccttccccttccctgtggCATGGAGGCAAatcccctccctgtccttcttccttcctgccccaggcaccgagctgagcatggagagcatggaggacaaatccccccggCAGAACCTCGttgcagaggctgttttgaatGGCTCCACAACACAGGAAGTTACTGATGAGGAAAAGCCACAGAGGTCCACCAGGAGGGGGGACTCCAAATCCAGCCCACTTGGATCTGAGGAGGAAAGACCCCcgctgtgctgggacagcagctggaGTTTTagccagagctctgacctggtggtccctgagcagcttcagagcagggagaaggcCTAtgagtgcttggaatgtgggaagagcttcagccgGAGCTCCACCCTGATCCGCCACCAGcagatccacactggggaacgaccctacaagtgcttggaatgttgGAAGAGCTTCACCAACAGCTCTCACCTGATCCGCCATCAGCacacccacactggggaacggccctacacgtgtagggaatgtgggaagagcttcagcaaCTGCTCCAACCTGACCAGCCACAAGttgatccacactggggaacgtccCTATGAGTGTTGCgaatgtgggaagaggtttcagagcagctcaggtcTCCTCCGGCATCAGCGCAcgcacactggggagaggcccttccactgcaccgactgcgggaagagattcaaccacagctccagcctcatCATCCACCGGCGcatccacaccggggagaggccctacgAGTGTTCTGAGTGTGGAAAGAGCTTCAACCAGAGCTCCATCCTGGTCAAACACCagcgcatccacactggggagaagCCCTACAAGTGTCCTGAGTGCGGGAAGAGCTTTACCCAGAGCTCTGTCTTGACCAGACATCAACGAACCCACCG TGTCCCATCCACATTTCACAGAGCCTTAGAGGAGGATGAGGAACTGAGGGTCGATGAAGATGAAGGGGAGACAGCCCAGATATCACCAAACAAcgtccagcagctcctcatcaAAGAAGAGGACCCTGAGCCCGACAGTGATGCCCCCAGGGTGGGAGGACTGATGTGA
- the LOC139678112 gene encoding zinc finger protein 397-like isoform X3, with the protein MEEKAVIKIEVPWDSQAGTELSMESMEDKSPRQNLVAEAVLNGSTTQEVTDEEKPQRSTRRGDSKSSPLGSEEERPPLCWDSSWSFSQSSDLVVPEQLQSREKAYECLECGKSFSRSSTLIRHQQIHTGERPYKCLECWKSFTNSSHLIRHQHTHTGERPYTCRECGKSFSNCSNLTSHKLIHTGERPYECCECGKRFQSSSGLLRHQRTHTGERPFHCTDCGKRFNHSSSLIIHRRIHTGERPYECSECGKSFNQSSILVKHQRIHTGEKPYKCPECGKSFTQSSVLTRHQRTHRVPSTFHRALEEDEELRVDEDEGETAQISPNNVQQLLIKEEDPEPDSDAPRVGGLM; encoded by the exons ATGGAGGAGAAGGCTGTGATAAAGATTGAGGTGCCCTGGGActcccaggcag gcaccgagctgagcatggagagcatggaggacaaatccccccggCAGAACCTCGttgcagaggctgttttgaatGGCTCCACAACACAGGAAGTTACTGATGAGGAAAAGCCACAGAGGTCCACCAGGAGGGGGGACTCCAAATCCAGCCCACTTGGATCTGAGGAGGAAAGACCCCcgctgtgctgggacagcagctggaGTTTTagccagagctctgacctggtggtccctgagcagcttcagagcagggagaaggcCTAtgagtgcttggaatgtgggaagagcttcagccgGAGCTCCACCCTGATCCGCCACCAGcagatccacactggggaacgaccctacaagtgcttggaatgttgGAAGAGCTTCACCAACAGCTCTCACCTGATCCGCCATCAGCacacccacactggggaacggccctacacgtgtagggaatgtgggaagagcttcagcaaCTGCTCCAACCTGACCAGCCACAAGttgatccacactggggaacgtccCTATGAGTGTTGCgaatgtgggaagaggtttcagagcagctcaggtcTCCTCCGGCATCAGCGCAcgcacactggggagaggcccttccactgcaccgactgcgggaagagattcaaccacagctccagcctcatCATCCACCGGCGcatccacaccggggagaggccctacgAGTGTTCTGAGTGTGGAAAGAGCTTCAACCAGAGCTCCATCCTGGTCAAACACCagcgcatccacactggggagaagCCCTACAAGTGTCCTGAGTGCGGGAAGAGCTTTACCCAGAGCTCTGTCTTGACCAGACATCAACGAACCCACCG TGTCCCATCCACATTTCACAGAGCCTTAGAGGAGGATGAGGAACTGAGGGTCGATGAAGATGAAGGGGAGACAGCCCAGATATCACCAAACAAcgtccagcagctcctcatcaAAGAAGAGGACCCTGAGCCCGACAGTGATGCCCCCAGGGTGGGAGGACTGATGTGA